TCTAATAAGAGGCGCAATAATGATAGCCACCCAAGGGTATGGTTCTCCTCTCGTCGCGCTGAAGGATACATTATTCCACAAGGTGTTCGTCGGAAAGATTGGACTTTTTCCGGTACAAATGCTATGGGGTATTGGTTTCGTCGTCGGAAGTTGGCTTATCTTCAATAGACACAAATTTGGAGCACATGTGGGCTTTGTTGGGGATAACCTACAAGCTGCAAGAATGATGGGTATCAATGTCGAAAGGGTGAAAACCTCCTGCTTCATGTTAGTTGGCCTCTCTGCTGCCTTCGTTGGGGTTTTGGTAGACCTTATAAACCTTACTTTTTGGCCCACGGCCGGTGATGGTTACCTTTTGGTTATACTATCCGCCATATTCTTGGGTGGTACTCCCACGTGGGGTGGAGTTGGAACCATTATAGGGGCAGCCATTGGAGCTCTAATATTGAGCTTCATAGAGACGGGGATCATTGCATCTGGCCTCACGGGCTTTTATACCCAGTTCTTCTATGGACTTATCCTAATAGTGGCACTTATCAGCCACAAGCTTGGTGGGCCAAGCAGGGCAAAGTAAGCGGGTTTATTCTTGGACCAAGGAGGTTAGATTCCATGCTCTTCTCTAAGTTAAATAACCGACTCGTAGCCTCGCACGGAGGAGAAACGATTTGGATTGAGCCCTTCGGGCGGGATTGCCTCCGTTTTCGTTCATCCCGTCGGGGATGCATCGAAGACCTTGATTGGACACTTCTCCCTCAGGAAGAGGTGGAGCCGGAAATCACCGTAACCCCTGAAGGGGCGACCATCCGGAACGGGAAAATCGTTGCTAAGGTCGACGCCCGGGGAAGTGTCCGGTACGAGAAAAATACGGGAGAGGTGCTCCTTGAGGAACTTTGGATTGATGGAAGGGTCCTTAATGCCGACCTTTTGAAGGCGAGGAACTACAGGGCAAAGAGTTCAGAGCTCTTTGAAATCTCCCTCTACTTCAAGGCCTATCCCGGAGAGCACTTCTTCGGCATGGGGCAGTACGCCAACGACTGCCTTGACCTCAAAGGATGTGTTCTTGAACTTGCCCAGCGGAATACCCAAATCAGCATTCCTTTCCTTCTCTCCTCCCGGGGGTACGGCTTCATCTGGAACAATCCTTCCGTCGGTCGGGCGGAACTCGCTAAAAACCACACCATGTGGTTTGCCGCCGGAGCTCGGCAGATTGACTATCTTGTTATTGCCGGAGAAACCCCCAAGGACATCCTCAGGCGCTACGCCGAAATCACGGGAAAGCCGCCCATGATTCCAGAGTGGGCTTTGGGCTTTTGGCAGTGCAAGCTCCGGTACCGAACCCAGGAAGAGATTCTCTCTGTTGCCCGGGAGTACAAAAAGCGGGGCCTTCCCCTCTCGGTCATCGTTGTCGACTTCTTCCACTGGCCAAAGCAGGGGGACTGGAAGTTCGACCCGAAGTTCTTCCCAAGTCCGGAAGAAATGGTGCGGGAACTCGAAGAGCTCGGCATTCGGGTCATGGTCTCCATCTGGCCGACTGTCGACATCACAAGCGAAAACTACGAGGAAATGGCAAGGCGAGGACTTCTTGTCCGCACCGAGCGGGGAATTCCGGTTCTCTTCACCTTCCGGGGCATCACAACGGTTTTCGACGCCACAAATCCTGAAGCCCGCAGGTTCATCTGGGAAAAGGTCAAGGAGAACTATTACCGCTACGGCATCAAGATGTTCTGGCTTGATGAAGCCGAACCAGAATTTGGAATGCCCGGCCTCGGGTACGACAACGTCCTCCCCTACGATTACGACAACCTCCGGTACTTCCTCGGGAACGGCCTTGAGGTGAGCAACATCTACCCCTTCTTTTACGCCCAGGCGTTCTTTGAAGGCATGAAGGAAGCCGGCGAAACGGAAATCGTCAACCTCATCCGCTGCGCGTGGCTCGGGAGCCAGCGCTTTGGGGTCGTGGTGTGGTCTGGGGATATCCCCTCGACTTTCGAGTCTCTGCGCAGGCAAATTAAAGCCGGCCTCAACATGGCCGTGTGCGGCATCCCCTGGTGGACCACCGACATCGGGGGATTCTACGGTGGAGACCCGGAGAGTCCGAGCTTCCGAGAGCTCATCATCCGCTGGTTCCAGTTCGGGGTCTTCTGTCCCATCTTCCGTCTCCACGGTTTCCGCCTTCCTTACCCCAAGGACCCAAACCGCTGCCCTGCTGAGGAGCTCACCGGGGGACCAAACGAAATATGGTCCTTTGGGGACAAAGCGTACGAAGTAATCAGGGAGCTCCTCTTCCTCCGGGAACGCTTGAAGCCCTACATCCTTGAAGGCACGCGGAAAGCCCACGAGGAAGGAATACCCTTCATGCGACCTCTTTTCCTTGAGTTCCCCAATGATCCAGAGTGCTACACCGTTGAAGACGAGTACCTCTTTGGGCCGGATCTTCTTGTTGCCCCGGTGACCGAAGAAGGTGCCCGCAAAAGGCCGGTGTACCTCCCCAAAGGAGCCCGCTGGACCGACCCTTACACGGGCGTGGTCTACGAGGGAGGCCAGTGGATTGAGGCCGATGCTCCGATAGAGCGTATTCCGGTCTTTTTGCGGGACGGGGCTAAACTCCCCATTTGCGGATAGTTTTCCTCCCCCTTTCCTCAACGTCCCTTTTCTGGTATACATGGGGAAAGGGGGGATACCATGGAAGAGTTGCTCTTTGCTTTCCCCGAGCATCTCCTTGAGGGGTACAGGATAGGGAGAAACGCCCCAGGACCCTTGCCTTTCTCCCCCAGGGAGATTCTCTTTTTCGGCATTGGAGGTTCAGGTATCGCCGGGAAAATCCTCGCCCGTATTCTCTCCCTTCCTCTCTTCTTCTCCACCCTTTCCTCGCCTCCTCTGCCCTCATGGGTGGGCGAAGGCACCCTGTGCATAGCCTCCACGTACTCTGGGAACACCGAGGAGACGCTCCACCTCGTGCGGGAGGCACGGAAACGAAAAGCTTTCCTCCTTCTCCTCTCCCAGGGGGGAATGCTTGAGAAAGAAAAAGAGGAAAGGGACATCTTTGTGCCTCTTCCCGGGGGCTTGCAGCCCCGCTTCGCTTTGGGGTACATGCTGGGCGGGCTCCTTGGGGCTTTGGAGAAGCTCTTCCCCTCCCTTTCCTTTTCCTCAGACCTTGAGGAAACGCAGGTT
This genomic window from Candidatus Caldatribacterium sp. contains:
- a CDS encoding ABC transporter permease, giving the protein MKSFSGFLRRNRTEFSVLLAFLALLFFFIIANPKVFLSPQCYSAVFVTLPLTLILTTAMVFMIVSGEIDLSFPSVVGLGSFVFAFIFHKTGSPLLALLVALLAGLLVGIFNGLLVARIGLSSLVATIGVNFLIRGAIMIATQGYGSPLVALKDTLFHKVFVGKIGLFPVQMLWGIGFVVGSWLIFNRHKFGAHVGFVGDNLQAARMMGINVERVKTSCFMLVGLSAAFVGVLVDLINLTFWPTAGDGYLLVILSAIFLGGTPTWGGVGTIIGAAIGALILSFIETGIIASGLTGFYTQFFYGLILIVALISHKLGGPSRAK
- a CDS encoding glycoside hydrolase family 31 protein, whose amino-acid sequence is MLFSKLNNRLVASHGGETIWIEPFGRDCLRFRSSRRGCIEDLDWTLLPQEEVEPEITVTPEGATIRNGKIVAKVDARGSVRYEKNTGEVLLEELWIDGRVLNADLLKARNYRAKSSELFEISLYFKAYPGEHFFGMGQYANDCLDLKGCVLELAQRNTQISIPFLLSSRGYGFIWNNPSVGRAELAKNHTMWFAAGARQIDYLVIAGETPKDILRRYAEITGKPPMIPEWALGFWQCKLRYRTQEEILSVAREYKKRGLPLSVIVVDFFHWPKQGDWKFDPKFFPSPEEMVRELEELGIRVMVSIWPTVDITSENYEEMARRGLLVRTERGIPVLFTFRGITTVFDATNPEARRFIWEKVKENYYRYGIKMFWLDEAEPEFGMPGLGYDNVLPYDYDNLRYFLGNGLEVSNIYPFFYAQAFFEGMKEAGETEIVNLIRCAWLGSQRFGVVVWSGDIPSTFESLRRQIKAGLNMAVCGIPWWTTDIGGFYGGDPESPSFRELIIRWFQFGVFCPIFRLHGFRLPYPKDPNRCPAEELTGGPNEIWSFGDKAYEVIRELLFLRERLKPYILEGTRKAHEEGIPFMRPLFLEFPNDPECYTVEDEYLFGPDLLVAPVTEEGARKRPVYLPKGARWTDPYTGVVYEGGQWIEADAPIERIPVFLRDGAKLPICG